The Drosophila bipectinata strain 14024-0381.07 chromosome 3L, DbipHiC1v2, whole genome shotgun sequence region GGTTGTCCCTCGGGCAATTCTTGATTTTCAGCAACAAAATCCCTACATTATATAAACAATTCAGTAAGAGTCTTAagacattaaaaataaattgaaaataaaagaaatttttgTGGTCTGAAAGATGTTctaattatttataaaggaTTTAACAAACAAAATCTATAAACTGATTAAAATAcctgttttctttttaaaaataaatatatttttaaagaaattagaAATTAGGGCAATAACGAcagctaaaatacaaaaactagAACACAAAAAACTTGGATATATTCagaaaattatcaatttttaaaatcgccACATCGCACGTCGGAAATTGATTTCCTTTCCGAGTTCGTGCTCCAAGTCATTTGTTTTCTCCGCCCGCAAAGATCTTTATTGGCCCAAAaccatttattttctttttgtacAGAACTacaatttaaatctttattgGTTTTCTGCCGCCCAGCAGGTCAGCTACTGATTTTAGCTGCGGGCGAAAATAATGCATATTTATTGATTATTGTTGCACTCAAGTCCCAAACCCCCGACCTTTGTGGCACACGCATCGATAAAATTGCCACAAGATTTATGGTTTCGCCCCGAGGGAGACATACGAAATTAGCAGCCACACGTTGTAAACCCAAATGTAAATCCGATGACTCGCAATTGGAATGCAGCCATCAAAAGGCTATAAATCGAAGAGGTAACGAGAGGGTGAAGAGGAGCTGAAGGGCCCGAGACGTAGCCCTAAGAGACCTTGAGAcctatttataaataaaggcAAAACGGGACTGCTAGTGGGATGTCGTTGCCTAGGCCGGGTCTGACCTTCGAGAGGCTCAGAACCAAACCGTTGTTTATAGACTGAAATAACAGGTAACTGGCACCTGGGAGAGCTACGGTGGTAATTTGTGGTTCCAATGCAACTCACTCCACGGCCGCTATGCTAACCCAATTATGCACCTCGTTCCCAGGTGGGGGAACATTGATATCAAAGCTGGGAACGTGGCCAGTGGTTAGAGTTCTCCAACTGTAGGCCCTAGGCCAACCTCGAAATAGAATCTATGTCAGTGGCAAGCTTTACGGCTTTTGCCGTACATTCTTTCAGTGCATTCTCCGAAGAAAGTTGCGGAGTGCGTTGGAACTTGTTTAATGGAAATTAACCGCTTAGATCTCTTGACATCAAACTAAATTGTGGCAGTGAAACTTTCGTTTTATTTCACAGGCCTCggtaataattttgtttatatttttgtgtctgcttttattattccttttttttttggcaaacgcACACATTATTAATGAGACTGGTTGGCTTGggcttttctttgttttggcTGCTAAccgaaatatatatttttatttaggccACGATGTGGACGCCAAGGCTTTCCGttcaattcaaattatttgGCAAGTGCCGGCACGCGTCGAACATTTCAAATTTGGTATTATTTTTGGTCTCTTTGCTGACAAGAAATtgcccaaaaaaacaaaagctgaCTCAATGTGTCTCTGGGATGCACCTCCCATTTGTAAATTGACTTTGTCCGTCCGAATTACCCTTTTTTATGAGCGGAAAATCAATTAGGCATTATCAAATGCATAAATTGGACAGGTTGTCTTGGGCCAAGGCACATGCCACAGGCAATTAGAGTTGTTACAATGTTTTGCGATAGAAAAATGTCAatggattttcttttttttaggacAAGTTTTAAAGCAAAACAATAAATAGAGTCTGATATAATAAGATCTAGTAAGAAATCTGTATTAAGATCAAaactatatatttaatatgaaGGACTTTTATACATCTATGTAGATACCAATgcaattattttaaacttttgccacttttttgtattgcaaatattttatctttaaGCTCCCAATCACGTAGTTGTTAGACATGACAGTTGGCGCCCAGTGATCTATAAATCGCTCCATTAACGCCAATACCCAAAACCAGTAGAACTACCAGTAAGTGGCtcaaataatttgtttatttacgtGTAGCCGCGATATTTATGCAACTCTTGGAAGTTTGTCAAGGCGTTTGCTTGGATTCCGTTTCCGATTTCCGTCTGTGGCTCGGCACTGGTTTCCTTGGCCAAGTTGCCACCCATGACCACGAATCCGATGCCAGCACCCGCCTTGTAGCTCAGCTCATGGTAGCCAGCCTCGTCGTAGTATGAGTACTTCCCCAGGACATTGCCGGACTCGTCGGTGTGCTGGGAGTGAGACATTTGCGAGGTGGTGAAGTCAAAGTTCCGATGGCTCTTCTGGGGACTGGGATTCGTTATATATCCGCCACTCAGTGCTGAAGTAGCCTGATAATCCTGGGAGTTGTACGACATTGCAGGTACTGTATTCGATCTACTCCTCAAAGCTTGCTGCACGAACTGCAAGGAATCCAAGGGCTCTAGGGAATTACTTGGACCATATCCTGCTGAACCATAGTTGGGTGTGTAGACACTCCTGTCCAGACGGTCGCCATCGGTGTTGTAGGAGTATCTATTGCCATTGAACTCCATGTAGACTTGAGCTGCCTGAGCGCAAGAAATCCCAAGTAGTCCCAACCAAACCGGCAGCATCTTTACAAGAGGAAACTGAAAGTTAAACTAAACTCTTGGAAGTCATAGGCTTGGGCTTATATGCAGATCCTAAGATAACCGCAATGGTTAGCCCAACCTGCTTTAAGATGCCGCCACGGATATCACATGACcacaaagatacagatacaaaatcAGTTACAGATACAGGCATTAAATGTATTCCGCCTTAAAATACTGTTACAGTTTCCACGTGGAGCGATTGGATTCAACCCAGTTTCGGTTACTTAACACTGATCACTTAGAGCTAACTACCAGTTACTACAAGCTACTGCCGATTAGTGCTCCCGGGAGGCGTTCAGCTCGGCAATCTCGTCCTGCCGCAGAGCCTCCGATGGCGACAGACCGATCCTTCCGCCCAGCGGTATTATGTCGATGTTCTGGACATGGGCCCGGACACTCTGGCCCGGTGGCAGGCCCACGTACCACTTGCCCACGTTCTTGATCACCGTGGAGTCCCGATGTCGCTGCACCCACTCTCTGTCCCGATCGATCTCCAGGATCCGGTGGTTGGCCGTCACCAGTGGTGGCAACGAGCTGCCCACGTCGTCGTCGTTTAGGTGATAGTTGTCTCCGGGTCCGCTGACGGCACTGCTGCCGGAGCCACTTGTCGCAGGTGGCAGGTAGCCCAGGCCGGAATCGCCTTCACTGGAGCCAGAGCTTGAGGATCCCCCACCCCGGCGACTGCTGCCGCCGCCTCCTCCACCACTGCCGCCTCTTCCCCCAGATCCTCCCCTTTCCGAGGAACCTGCCCCTCCACTCCCACTGAATCTGTTCCTATTTCTGGACCCACTTCCGCTTACCCTAGAGGAGCCTCCgccaccacctccacctcctcctcgttCGGAGTTTCCACCTCCACCATCATACCTTGTGCTGCCCCTGTTGGAGTTTCCGGCTGCAAACCCGCGACGATCCTCTTTGCCGTTGAAGGAGGTAGATCCACTCGATCCCTGACTTATTCCAATATCGTCATCGCCATTTCCGTCATCAGATCCCAAATCATTTCCGGCCGCCTCCGCATCTGCCTCCAATTGATCCCTGCTGCCGCCTCCGCCCGTTCGACTGCCAGGGCGACCCCTACCCCCAGCACTGGATCCTCCAGATCCGGACGATGAACCTCCCCCACCCCGTGCTCCTCCTGATCCGCTAGACCCGCCTGATTTTGGTCCAAGCCCACCCCCTGCACCTCTGCCAAAGTCATTCGCCAAACGGAAATCCGGATCAGCCAGACGGAAGTCGGCCACTGAAGGATTGATGTGCGTTCCAGGACCAATCCTGTTATGCACCACTCGGTAGCCTATTCCCGCTCCAGCTATATATTCCACAGTCCTCTGGACGCCCTTGTCGTCCAGGAAGGAGTAGGTGCCGCGTACCAGGCCATCCGGGGCTCGGCTCTCCGCTCGTCGGTGATCCGGACCAGCAGCGATGAGCTTATAGCTTCCGGCTGGACCTCGTTGTACGGCCATCTTACCACGGGTCTTGGGATGGGACTTGTACAAGGGACTGGAGTAGGCCACACTGGAAGGACTGTCCGGCAAGGCATTGGAGATCTCGAAGCCAGTTCCTGCTCCTGCGGCATACCGGACACTGTGCCGTTCGCCAATATCATCCAAGTAGGAGTAGAGTCCTGGAAGACATTGGACATTAATTCGGTACTTTATATTATGTCTTTAACTCACCCCTGATCCTATTTCCAGAATCATTCTCCTCACTCCGTGACTGATCCGGGGTACGGAAACTGAAGCTGTAGGAGGGATCGTCGAAAGGATCGGCTAGTGGGTCATCCGGACTCCCTCGCGGCAAAACCGGATACTGGGCCAAGTCCATTTTACGATGAATTTTCGGTCCGTTAGCCCGGAATCTGTGGGAAATTGATGAGGATGATAGAAATTAATTAGCCACCTTTTACAATGGGTTGGGTAAACCCTCCCAGCGGAACTGCAAGTCGGAATATAGATTCGATCTGCGCCCGccacgtcgttagcttgattACCAAACCACACATCTCCGGGGAAACGATCTTCCATTGAGAATCACTGCTATCGCTGAGCATCTGCGATCTCCACGGGTATTAGCCGTCCATTTTTGGAACTGATCTCGGAACTCCCAGGCCAGTCAATTTGTTAACAGCTTTTTGTTTCCCCCATCCAATTTACCGGAGAttgcaaaaaacaacaaacagtaGCAACCAGTGGCAGTGGTAGTGGCAAGTAATGGAAAAACGTTTAGGCAACGCCAGAAAAAGCAGTCCAATGTGTTAGAACGGCTTCGAGTTGGTTTTCAGCTCGAGATTCGCTTCAGTGGCCGCCGCCTGCCGCCAACCGCTGATATATGAGCTCAACTCCGACAGCGAGGGGAGATAACTCAGTTTGTGCCGCCACTTCCTTTACCACCTAATACACTCCAAAAAATCTCTACTATATGGTATATAACCCTACTAAGATGGGGTTTAAAGTTTGTTTCTTGAAAGTCAGGAAAgaatccttaaaaaaaagatcTTGAGACCCCTACAACCTCTTAGTCCTATTCCAATTACCCCAAAATTTTCTCCCTGTGCATCCTATTACTTTACCCTCTCTGCCAAAGATCCGCAGACGTCTTCGTTTACTCACCCACGTGGTCCGGCCGTGTAGACCGTCTCCTCGATCTGGCCGCTCGCCGGACTCCGCGAACCGTAGCGACCTCGCACCGTGTTGTCCGGAGTGCCCGAGGCGCTGTGATAGTAGCCGCCAATGTCATCATTTGCATGTCTGTTTGGACACCGATGATCGTATATAGGATGGAGGCGTAGGTGGAGGAGCAACAGTTGCCACAAGTCGAACCACAAGTAATTGCGTTGCCCCCATGCGTGAgaaatggaaattgaaatggaaatgTAATGGAGAAGGAATGATTGTCGGAAGCGGGTTATTGTTTCTTTCAGtttatgttgtttttggtCTTGTGGTTGCCAAACATTGGAACGCTAAAGAggtgttaaaaaaaatctcaaaatttGCTCGAGTGTGATGGCAACATAACCGAACACCATTGACCGATTAGATGATTTGTTAGATTTATGACCCATGCCAGGGGAAAACGGTAATTGAGATTTTGGcagtttttaggttttttttggtattccTTGGAATTTCAGAAAGGTGGCTCTATGATAGAGTTATTATTTAAACTAGCTATTAAGAAAGACACTTGAAAGTTAAagatttgtttgcattttgttataaagttaaaatataattttaaagtttttgaaaCAGTACCAGGGAATCCTCTTTTTTCAggagattttttaaaataattattttaaattgtatcGTGTATTGAAGGTATTCTTTTAAGGACATTAAAAGTATCCTGTTACTTAATCGTagcatattaaaaaaagaaattatgaTTCTAATTTTTGCCTCAAATTTTAGACCATCTATaagtaaatgtttttttaaatatgacACTTTTTCGAGTCCTTAAACACTTGATTCCTTAAATGGTTCTCCACACTTTATCtccaaatatttatatccttGTACCGAAATTGAAAGGATCCATCCTCGTTTATGGTATTGTATTCAATCTCAGCACTCCCTGGATCCACAAAGAAACCCAAAAGAGCACCGAAAACTGAAATGAGATGCAGGGGCAGATGCGAGTGCAGCATCATGAAATCGCATTTAATCCACTGAGAAAACGACAATCAAACGCGCATCCTGTGGCAGCCACAGAGTCACCAAACGAATGTGTATCTTATCCCGATTAGAGGAACACCGAATCCGAGGTCTAGATCCCGACTGGAAGTTAAGCTCCGACTTGATGAGAACAACGCGACGACGACGACTGATGCGATCCAGCGTTAGACCTTCGTATTTAAATACGATTCTCAGGCGAGGCAGCCAACGGTGGCCACTAAAGCGGTTCGTGCCGTTGCTTCTATCGGTGGTGCtagtggtgatggtggtggtggtgctgctgccacTTGTCTCACCTGACCacccacaaaaaaaagcaCACCCAGCAAGGCAGTGGCTTCCACACGAAGATGAAACAGCAGCATTTGTGTGCAAATTGCGTTACAAGAAATTCAGGGGGAGGCGGTGGGTCTCAACTTAGTCAGGGGGCGGGGCAGGTGAGAGAATTTGTTCTAATGACGGACACGcaagtgttgttgttgttgttgttgctgtagtTGTTACTGTGGCAGCTGTTGCACTCCAGAATCTTCTTCTGGAGGTCTTGGttgcttatttattttgtggcTGCACTGACTCCTTGTTCGTTAGCTTGTAACAGGAATTTACGATGGGGAAAAGCCACCAAGCCAAATGGTGACCATGCTACGGGGAAAATGCAAAactgggaaatggaaaatcgTGCCTCTGTTGCTGTCTGTCAATTAGCTCACGTTGTTCTTGTGCTCCGATGTTGCAGCCTGGAAAGCTTCCTGTTGACAATGTTGCCTCCCTGCTGCCTTCTGGCCAACCAAAAATCTTGGCTAAGTATTCTGGCCTATACACAGAAAgaatctctatctctatccattgttggtttaaaaataatctagttattgtttttattaacaaTTTCCGTTGGCTTAGATCTCAAAAGTAAATAGGAAGTATTTTTCCAATCCTAGACCGATTCTTTCTTAGAACTTCCATAGTATTTCCTTATTGCTTAAGTAGTTCTTATTTATCTttcgaaaatatatattatttttaaagaaaaccatGTTAAAAGTACAAAATCCAATCATTATTTTGATGTATCTGTTACCCCAAACATTGAACTTCACCCCGCTTATGAAACTatgaaaacaattttcaattttttttggattccATTTCCCGACACCGTTAGCCGGGAGAACCTATTACGGATTACGAGATTCGATCCAGCCGGAGTCTAGGTCAGTGTCTTAGCCACTTTGGGTGCAATTTTCAAGCAGCATTGCAATTAAAGGCAATTACCCGGCAGCTGAAAGGAGACGAGAGTGCTTTATGACAATTTCCGCCTAGGATCCGCGATCCACGAGCATTTTAATGAAGCATAATTAGTGTGGAGACGATGGCCAGCAGAAGCCAACTTCCAAGTACAGTTATTGGCCATTGTTCTAAGCTCTGATCTCTGGCCTATGGTCTCTAGTCTCTGGGGTTCTAGACATCTTAGGTGGATGTGTCAAGCCCTCTGACCAGATCGAATCGCTTCGCTGGCTCCGGCTATGGCTCTGTTTGTATGGTTTATAGTTTATGGCCAGAACCCAGCCCATCTCGACTACCGCCTTTGATAATCTTTATGGGGGcttctcgtttttttttggccagaaggCGGAAGAGTTTGCCCGGTTTGGGCCTGGTCGTGATGGCCATTTATTGGTTAATTGTGCACTCAATCGAAGCGAGTGCGTTTCCAACTCAATTACAGAGTCGCAGAACAAAAACCGcagaaaaaatgaaatgtaaCCTAATGCGATCGGAGAGGTGTATACCCATCTATCTGCCAATGACCATTTTCAAAGGCATGTGGTCGGGAGGAGGAGATTGCGGTGGAGGAGCATGACTTTAAGGACAAGTTTCTAACGGAGCAGCGACTTTGGAGGCAACTGCACGCATGGGAAATGTGCAACCAGTTGTGGCAGTTGCATTTGCCATTGAACCACATACCCATTGAGCAAAACTGGAAATTCATAAGCAAGTTAGTAGTAACAGTTGGCCAATGGTCACTGGCCATCCTGCCAGACCACTGGCTGGCTATCTGGCTGGCTGGAAAGTGAAAATGCTTTCGTTTTCATCGGCGAGGCATTTCTTTCGGGGGACATTCAATTGACAGCAGCCAAGGCGATCGGTTCGGCGAGGAGTATCCAATTAATCGCAGCCATGAGGATTACACAACTGTTATATATCTCCAGTATGGTTATCGCATCGATCGATGCACTGGAATATATAATTCGTTTTGAGACGAAAAAGGCCCGCTGCCTAAATCCGCCCAGAACGGCCAGGAAGGTGGAGTCGGTCATAGGGGAGTGCCAGGATGAGGTCAGAAATAAGCTAGTAAATGGTGAGTCCTTGAAAATGAAAGAGACTGCAACACCTACAATGATGTCCTGCCTCTACAGAGGCCTATGAAATACTCAAGGAGCAGGTCTCCCAGAACCAGCCCCCGCCCATTGATCCCAACGATGACTCCATCGACTTTATTTGGCCTTCGAACGGAGCAGCCATCGAACTGGATCATCCACCCAATGGCCCTCTGAATCTCAGCAACTACGAGTACATTATCTATGATGAGCCCCATCCCCAGCGCCACATGGCCAGGCTGATGAGGAATATACGCCGGCTGGACGTGGCCAGTTCGGGCATCTATCACCCCACCTTGGTGCCCCTGGAGGATAAACGCATAGCCGGGGTAAGTGCATTCCACAAGAATCCACAAGTGTCTTCCAGTTAGCTTTTCTTCTCGTGTTAATGAAATGCAAAGCGACGCTCAATTAAGTTCAATGGCAGcccaaagcaaaaaaaaaaaacaagaaaaacaatTGGCAACAGCCCCACAAAAACCTAAAGTCAGGGTCATCAGACAATTGAAAGAAAAGCACGAGCCGCAGATGCGATGATGCCTTTTCAGATGCATTTTCAAAATTCACACACCTCCGTCGCAGTCAGAGGTTTTTCGCACACCTCCAGCAAAAAGCTGAATTTGATGACTGAAAAGCGCACTTTATGTCGGCACTTAATACACATTAGCTGGCTTTTATGCATCAGCAAATTGAATGGGTATATCTCgaatgaatatatatataggaatGGAAAACTGCATCTGGCATCTGTTCGAATTAACTAATAAAGCCACATTTCAGTGCCTCCtgcattgcgtatacgccagGAACAACGCCATCGACCACAAGGGCTGGCCCACCCTGGACGGACTTGTCCAGTTCTACTCCGAGGGCGTACACGAGCACGGCTTCTTCATGGCCACGTTGCGGGCCGTGAACATCTGCCTCCGGACAATGACCGCTAGGTACGGCGTCAATCGCAAGGAGCTGCCCCAGAGAGGTGAAAGCTGCGATCTGGCTTTCGACGTCTTCGACTGCATATCGGACCAAATTACCGGCTACTGTCTGGATCAGTACAGCAGGTATTAATAAGTGGTTTATTAGTCTGTGTTTGTTGCAATAAAAAGTGTTTAGAGCCAGTCGAATTGGATGTTTGTTGAATGTTTGCTTGTTATGACTGGAAATGAAGACTTATTAGCAGTCTGGTTAGCTTTCAAGACATTGAAGttggaattttttaaaaactaactTCAGTTGATTTGTCATCTTTTGACAATGTTTTGTAAAAACACTTTAAGTAAGATTTTTAACAATGAA contains the following coding sequences:
- the Cpr73D gene encoding fibroin heavy chain, with the protein product MMLHSHLPLHLISVFGALLGFFVDPGSAEIEYNTINEDGSFQFRHANDDIGGYYHSASGTPDNTVRGRYGSRSPASGQIEETVYTAGPRGFRANGPKIHRKMDLAQYPVLPRGSPDDPLADPFDDPSYSFSFRTPDQSRSEENDSGNRIRGLYSYLDDIGERHSVRYAAGAGTGFEISNALPDSPSSVAYSSPLYKSHPKTRGKMAVQRGPAGSYKLIAAGPDHRRAESRAPDGLVRGTYSFLDDKGVQRTVEYIAGAGIGYRVVHNRIGPGTHINPSVADFRLADPDFRLANDFGRGAGGGLGPKSGGSSGSGGARGGGGSSSGSGGSSAGGRGRPGSRTGGGGSRDQLEADAEAAGNDLGSDDGNGDDDIGISQGSSGSTSFNGKEDRRGFAAGNSNRGSTRYDGGGGNSERGGGGGGGGGSSRVSGSGSRNRNRFSGSGGAGSSERGGSGGRGGSGGGGGGSSRRGGGSSSSGSSEGDSGLGYLPPATSGSGSSAVSGPGDNYHLNDDDVGSSLPPLVTANHRILEIDRDREWVQRHRDSTVIKNVGKWYVGLPPGQSVRAHVQNIDIIPLGGRIGLSPSEALRQDEIAELNASREH
- the Obp73a gene encoding general odorant-binding protein 70; this translates as MRITQLLYISSMVIASIDALEYIIRFETKKARCLNPPRTARKVESVIGECQDEVRNKLVNEAYEILKEQVSQNQPPPIDPNDDSIDFIWPSNGAAIELDHPPNGPLNLSNYEYIIYDEPHPQRHMARLMRNIRRLDVASSGIYHPTLVPLEDKRIAGCLLHCVYARNNAIDHKGWPTLDGLVQFYSEGVHEHGFFMATLRAVNICLRTMTARYGVNRKELPQRGESCDLAFDVFDCISDQITGYCLDQYSRY
- the LOC108119043 gene encoding uncharacterized protein, whose translation is MLPVWLGLLGISCAQAAQVYMEFNGNRYSYNTDGDRLDRSVYTPNYGSAGYGPSNSLEPLDSLQFVQQALRSRSNTVPAMSYNSQDYQATSALSGGYITNPSPQKSHRNFDFTTSQMSHSQHTDESGNVLGKYSYYDEAGYHELSYKAGAGIGFVVMGGNLAKETSAEPQTEIGNGIQANALTNFQELHKYRGYT